The sequence ATCCTGCCAACAAGCAAACTCGATTTCTACCAGAGAATTATACTCTTCTTCGCAGATTTCCAACAACATCTTAATAAAATCATTGAATCCGTACATATTCAGTTCAATCAAAGGAGCGAAATTTATTATCCTCGGACCGTCTTTACCGGAGCCCATAATAATTTTATCGTCATTCGGTATGTAAGTGGAAACAATATTTTTAAGAACATTATCGTACTCAGCCGTATTTAACTCTTCATGCGTCAAGTATTCCGTTTCTTTAAGAGGATCGTACTTGACACCCGGACTAATGTCAACCGCCCAGAATTTTTTTTGAGTGAGTTGCACTATGTCTCTAACGCTTTTGTAGGGCAATGAATGTCTTGGATATTTTGGACAATAAGACCATACTATATCGCCGTCCACGATAGTTTTGCCGAGTCCCAATGCAAGATGAACTATACCGTCTTCCGGTCGGGCTTTGCCAAAAGGATAAAAGTTGTATGATTTCGCCACTCCTGAAAAATCCGGGTAAAAGCGGTTGTAATGTTTTTGCCCGGCAATTCTCTGGATTATAACCGCCATTTTTTCTTTTTTAATCGGATAGCCCGCAAGCGTAAAATAATTTTTAGCCGCATTCGAATAGACAGAGGCGTACACGTATTTTATAGAGTCGATAAATCTCTTGAAACGTAAATCCGGCGCTCCGGGCTGAGGGTTAATCATTTTAGTTTTGTAGACTCCGGCAAAAGGTTCGTCCGTAGAGTCCTCCAGCAGTCCTGAAGACCTGACTGCCAGCGGAAATTTTGCTTCGTTCAGAATATTGTTAAGTTCTCCCAGGAACTCATTCGGAAATACGGAATCGAGAAAATTTTTAATCAGATATCTTTCATCATTTTCATTAGTTGCATATTCCAATAAATTATTACGTTCGATAAATTTGTCGAAAATATCCGATGTAACGACCGCCATTCCGGGAATGAATAGGTTAATAGTTGACGGAATATTTTTCATCCCGGGAAGTATCGAAGCCGCTTTCAATAATCCGGCGGCTTTTCCACCCACTTCTCCATTGCCTATTTTTAAGCAGGTATTATTGGAAAAGTATTTTGATGTCTTCTCCATACAATAAAAGCCGGGCATTACCCGGCTTTATACAATTTAATTAATAGTCGATTATACCCAACCTCTATCCTTGCAAGCCTGAGCCACTCGGTTAATTGCAATTACATACGCAGCGTCGCGCATATACAATTTTTTGTTTCGGGCTAACTCGCTTACGGATAAATAAGCATTCGTCATTTTAGTGTCGAGTTTCGCCAATACTTCTTCTTTTTCCCAGTAATAATTCATATTAGACTGAACTTGTTCAAAATAGCTGCATGTGACGCCTCCGGCATTTGCCAGGAAGTCTGGAATGACGAAAATATTTCTTTCCTGAATTACCTTGTCGGCTTCGATAGTAGTGGGACCGTTTGCGCCTTCGGCAATAATTTTCACGCGTTTGCTTATCTTATTAACATTGTCGGCGTTGATTTGGTTTTCGAGCGCGGCTGGTATTAAAATATCAACGTCCTGCTCGATCCACGCATCGCCTTCGAGGATTTCATACCCGAGTTCTTTTGCCTTTGTTTTGTCGATACCGCCGAACTTATCGGTAATACCGAGCAGCTCGTCCCGGTTAATTCCGTCCATTTTTCTGAATGTGTATGAACATTTATCCTGTTCGTCCCAGCTTGCCACTGCAATTACTTTTCCGCCCAGTTGAGTGTATAATTCGATTGCATACTGAGCAACGTTGCCGAAGCCTTGCACAGAAGCCAGAGTTTCTTCGGGTTTTATATTCATTTCTTTCAATGCTTCTCTCAGAGTAAAAATAACTCCGTATCCGGTAGCTTCTGTTCTGCCCAAAGAGCCTCCCATGCCTACGGGTTTACCCGTGATAAAGCCCGGATATTTACCTCCGGTAATACTTTCATATTCATCGAGCATCCAGAGCATATGCTGCGCGTTAGTCATTACGTCCGGAGCCGGCACGTCATTTACAGGTCCTACGTTCTTAGCCATTTGACGCACCCATCCGCGGCAGATTTGTTCCTGTTCTTTCATACTCAGATGATGCGGGTCGCATATAACTCCTCCCTTGCCTCCGCCGAGAGGAATATTAACAACGGCGCATTTCCAGGTCATCCACATTGCCAACGCTCTTACCGTATCGACCGTTTCTTGCGGGTGAAATCGGATTCCGCCTTTCGAAGGTCCGCGTGCGTCATTATGCTGAACGCGAAAACCTCTGAAAATTTTTGTGGAACCGTCGTCCATTTTAACGGGAATACTGAAATGATATTCCCGGAGAGGATTTCTTAATAATTCTCGAGTGGATTCGTCTAAATTGAGTAATTCAGCTACTCTGTCGAATTGAGCTTGTGCCATTTCAAAAGGATTAAACTCTTTGGATTTCATAAAAACCTCATTGTTTGAATATGTTCATACGGGGAAAATAATTTCCCTTTTTTCTTTTATACCAAAAATAGATACGCTTATATTGTTAAGCAAACAAAATCAGTTTCAGTCGTTCTTATTACCGAATGCCATTTTCTTAATAATTATTGACTTATAATTATTTAGGCATATTTAGTTAATATGCACGTTGTCTCTGCCTGTAATAATTAGTT comes from Melioribacter roseus P3M-2 and encodes:
- a CDS encoding PEP/pyruvate-binding domain-containing protein, which gives rise to MEKTSKYFSNNTCLKIGNGEVGGKAAGLLKAASILPGMKNIPSTINLFIPGMAVVTSDIFDKFIERNNLLEYATNENDERYLIKNFLDSVFPNEFLGELNNILNEAKFPLAVRSSGLLEDSTDEPFAGVYKTKMINPQPGAPDLRFKRFIDSIKYVYASVYSNAAKNYFTLAGYPIKKEKMAVIIQRIAGQKHYNRFYPDFSGVAKSYNFYPFGKARPEDGIVHLALGLGKTIVDGDIVWSYCPKYPRHSLPYKSVRDIVQLTQKKFWAVDISPGVKYDPLKETEYLTHEELNTAEYDNVLKNIVSTYIPNDDKIIMGSGKDGPRIINFAPLIELNMYGFNDFIKMLLEICEEEYNSLVEIEFACWQDYKKGILNFAFLQVRPMKKYANAVSMDEIEEENGRILLKSNKVLGHGISEEITDIIMVKMENFDIKNSVAIANEISQMNKKIIDENKRYILIGYGRWGSADPWLGIPVEWTDVNAAKAIVEINMKNFYVEFSQGSHFFHNMSNLDVYYFSLNYDTDYIDWKWIEEQNTIEELKFVKRIRTENNLIIKVDGKKGKGVILK
- a CDS encoding Glu/Leu/Phe/Val family dehydrogenase; this encodes MKSKEFNPFEMAQAQFDRVAELLNLDESTRELLRNPLREYHFSIPVKMDDGSTKIFRGFRVQHNDARGPSKGGIRFHPQETVDTVRALAMWMTWKCAVVNIPLGGGKGGVICDPHHLSMKEQEQICRGWVRQMAKNVGPVNDVPAPDVMTNAQHMLWMLDEYESITGGKYPGFITGKPVGMGGSLGRTEATGYGVIFTLREALKEMNIKPEETLASVQGFGNVAQYAIELYTQLGGKVIAVASWDEQDKCSYTFRKMDGINRDELLGITDKFGGIDKTKAKELGYEILEGDAWIEQDVDILIPAALENQINADNVNKISKRVKIIAEGANGPTTIEADKVIQERNIFVIPDFLANAGGVTCSYFEQVQSNMNYYWEKEEVLAKLDTKMTNAYLSVSELARNKKLYMRDAAYVIAINRVAQACKDRGWV